Genomic segment of Polycladomyces abyssicola:
CATCCACACGCGCCTCGTCGCGCGCGATCAACTGGTCGTTGAACAGAATGGTCATGCGTTTGGCCTCCTTGTCCCAGTCATTTGTCGGGGGAAATCATATTTCCCTTTTCTTTATCCACCATATACGTTTTAGTTTGCATGAAGTTGCGGCAGTTGACAACCTTTTCTCAAAAATCGAAACACCGGTGTTTTCCGATCTGACTGGGGAGGATAGGAAGAAAATCAAACCGGAAAATCCACGGTTATGACGGGTGAGCACTACTTAGGACATACAGGTGCGCATCATTCGCTCACAATCGGCCAAATGCAAATTTTACACAATATGTAGTAGTGGTATAATAAGCTTACACCTACATATTGCGGAATGAATGGTGCTTGCATCAATCAACTATGATGGAACGAAAGAAAAAAGCGGTCATGAGGAGGATTTTGGGGTGAAAATCAAACGATACTTTACCCGTCCGGGAGAAGATCCTTTCAACTCAGTAGAGTATGTGAAACGGGACTGCCGGATCACCAATCCTGATGGTTCGGTTGTCTTTGAGATGAAAGGGGCGGAAGTACCCAAAGCGTGGTCGCAGGTGGCGGCCGATATCATGATCTCGAAGTATTTCCGAAAAGCAGGCGTTCCGCAAAAGGACGAAAACGGAAATCCGATCTTGGATGAGAACGGGAATCCGGTAACCGGACCGGAAACGAGCGTCAAGCAGGTAGTTCACCGTCTGGCCGGTTGCTGGCGGGACTGGGGAGAGCGTTACGGTTATTTCGATACCGAAGAGGACGCGCAGGCGTTTTACGATGAATTGGTGTACATGATGCTGCATCAGATGGCTGCACCCAACTCGCCACAATGGTTTAACACGGGGCTGGCCTATGCCTATGGCATTAAGGGGAAACCACAGGGTCACTATTATGTCGACCCCGAAACGGAAGAACTGAAACAGGGGGAAGACGCCTACAGCCGTCCGCAGCCGCACGCCTGTTTTATCCAATCCGTCGAGGACGATCTGGTGAACGAAGGCGGCATCATGGACCTGTGGGTGCGTGAAGCCCGCCTGTTCAAATACGGAAGCGGAACGGGCACCAACTTTTCCAACATCCGCGGCAAGGGTGAACCACTCTCCGGCGGGGGCACCTCTTCGGGATTGCTGTCGTTTCTCAAAATCGGTGACCGAGCCGCCGGTGCGATCAAGTCCGGTGGAACGACCCGTCGGGCGGCCAAAATGGTCTGTCTGGACATCGACCACCCGGATGTGGAGGAGTTCATCAACTGGAAGTCCAATGAAGAGAAAAAAGTGCGTGCGTTGATCGCCGCCGGATACGATCCTTCCTTCAACGGCGAAGCGTATGAGACGGTATCCGGTCAAAACTCCAACAACTCGGTGCGCGTCCCGCACGAGTTTTTCAAAGCGCTGGAGGAAGACGGCGGCTGGGCGCTCAAATACCGTACCAACGGCAAAACAGCCAAAGTCGTCTCTGCCCGTGATTTGTGGCGGCAGATCGGACAAGCCGCATGGGAATGTGCTGACCCCGGTGTGCAATACGACGGTACGATCAACGAATGGCACACCTGTCCGGCCGGTATGGACGGCAAAGTGGGTGCACGTCACAACAGGATCAATGCATCCAACCCGTGCTCGGAGTACATGTTCCTCGACAATACGGCGTGTAACTTGGCGTCGCTCAACCTGATGAAGTTTTTCGATGCGGACACTCGCAAATTTGACATCCCGGCATTCAAACACGCGGTGCGCCTCTGGACGATCGTGCTGGAGATTTCGGTACTGATGGCGCAATATCCCTCCCGGGAAATCGCCAAGCTCTCCTATGAATACCGTACGCTGGGGCTGGGGTATGCCAACATCGGGACGTTGCTGATGGTCTCCGGCATTCCTTATGACTCCGAAGAGGCATTGGCGATCACCGGGGCGATCACGGCAATTATGACCGGAACCGCGTATGCCACCTCGGCTGAGATGGCCAAGGAGCTGGGACCGTTCAAAGCTTTTCCGATCAACCGGGAGCACATGTTGCGCGTGATCCGCAACCACAGGCGTGCGGCGTACAATGCTCCCGCGGAGGAATATGAAGGATTGACCATCAAACCGATGGGCATCCATCCGACCAAATGCCCGCCGGATCTGCTTCAGGCGGCGCGGGAAAGTTGGGACGAGGCGCTGAAGCTGGGTGAACAATACGGGTATCGGAACGCCCAGACCACCCTGCTTGCGCCGACAGGCACGATCGGTCTGTTGATGGATTGCGACACGACGGGAATTGAGCCGGATTTCGCCTTGGTGAAATTCAAGAAGCTGGCTGGCGGCGGGTACTTCAAAATCGCCAACCAATCGATCCGTCCGGCGCTGAAAAACCTGGGCTACACCGAGGAACAAATCGAGGATATCCTGCGCTACGTGATCGGAACGCTGACCCTGGACGGCGCTCCGCACATCAACCGCGAAACGCTGAAAGAAAAAGGGTTTACCGATGAGGATCTGCGGAAGGTGGAAGAAAAACTGCCCACCGTGTTTGAATTGCCGTATGCGTTCACGGTGTGGACTTTGGGTGAGGAAACACTGCAACGGCTCGGGTTCCAACCGGAACAGTACAATGCACCGGATTTCGATCTCCTGCGGGAACTCGGCTTCACCCGTGAGCAGATCGAGGAAGCCAACGACGTCATCTGCGGCATGATGACGATCGAGGGGGCACCGCACCTGAAAGAGGAGCACTACCCCGTATTTGATACAGCCAATAAGTGTGGTAAACACGGTACGCGGTTTATCCACTATATGGGCCACTTGCGGATGATGGCGGCCGCCCAGCCGTTCCTGAGCGGTGCGATTTCCAAAACGATCAACATGCCGGAATCGGCCACAGTGGAGGATATCTGTCATGCCTACCTGGAAGGGTGGAAATTGGGGCTGAAGGCAGTGGCGCTCTACCGTGACGGTTCGAAAAGCTCACAACCGCTCAACGCCCGGGGCGATAATCGGGAAAAAGAAGAAGAGCCGACGGAAGTGCCCGAAACGGCAGAAGCTTATGCTGCCGCTTCCCAGCTGCGGGAAGTGTTCGCGGACGGCCACGTCCCCAGCGTGCGGCGCCGCCTCCCGCGCAAACGGGATGGATTTACGCAGGAAGCACGCATTGCGGGTCAAAAGGTGTTTGTCCGTACCGGGGAATATCCGGACGGCTCGCTGGGTGAGATTTTTATCGACATGCACAAGGCAGGGAGCACGATGCGCGGCTTGTTGGACGCCTTCGCCGTGGCAGTCTCGCTCGGTCTGCAACATGGCGTCCCGTTGGAGAAGTACGTCAACTCCATGACGTTTACCCGCTTTGAACCGGCCGGTACGGTAGACCACCCCAACATCAAAATGGCTACATCCGTGATCGATTACGTATTCCGCTTGTTGGGTATGGAATACTTGGGCCGTACCGATTTCGTGCAAGTGCCGCCGAAAAAAGAAGAACTGCGCTGTTATGTCAACGAGCAAAAACGGAAACAACAGGCCGAAGCCAAAGAAGAAACCAGCTCCACCCGGGCATCGGCCGAAGTGGAACAGGGATATCGCGAAGTGACCGGGACGCAGGAACTCGGCAATAACCAGAACATCGAAGCGATCCGGGCCAGCAGCGGCGCACCGTTGTGTATTGAGTGCGGAGGCATGACCAAGCGGAATGGCTCTTGCTATGTCTGCCTCGACTGCGGCGCCACCACCGGCTGTTCCTGATCGTTTGCGGCCGTACCCCGTGAGGGTGCGGCCGCTGTTTTCATAGAAACGAGATCGTCTCCCACAGTTCCTGGGCGATCAGCTCATGTCCCCGTTCATTGGGGTGTACGGGGTTTCTGGTGATGAGGGGCACATAGTTCTCCAGCCGACCGGTTTGGTATCCATCAATGAACAGGGGTTCCATCCCCTGAAATAAGTCATAAATATTGACGACGGTGATGTTCCATAGTGTAGATACATCGGCAGTCACCTGATTGAGTACGGGCACCCAAGTGTTGGGCAATGCTGAATGGGGAAACGGATTGTAGAGGTTCAAGGCATAAACGGAAACGGGGGACAGCCTGCGGATTTGTTTGTACAGAAGATGCAGGTTGTTTCCGTAGGTGGAGATCACTTGATTGAACACATTGGGATTTCGGGTCAGCAGATATTTGACATGAGCCAATATGAGATCATTGCCTCCAATATACACCGTAATCAGTCGGGCATTCTGGATAGCCATACGGGTCGAGAGCCAAGTGGATGCCTGGAGCAAGTCCCCGCTTGTCCACCCTTTCTTGCTGATGGTATATAATTTGGCCGGCAGTCCTATGTGTTTCAACCGTTTGGTCAGCCGGTGTGCGTATCCTATTCGGCGGGGTGCATTGTACCCGGCAGTGATGGAGTCGCCCAATGCGGTGTAAACAAAATGTTGTGCCATCGCCTCCCCTCCCCGGAAACTTAAGGATAGTCGGTCGTTTCCTGTTATATGAATATGTCGAAACGGGAAGAAAAGGAAGGGCTTTCGTGGTATAATGGCAACAGTTTCAAGTCAGGAGAAGGGCGTGTACCAGATTGACCATCTATGCCATCAGCGATTTGCATTTATCGTTCAACAAACCGGTGACGTTGTACGGGATCGACCATGACCGTGACGTGACCAAGCCGATGGATGTGTTCGGCTGGGAACGCCACTACGACCGAATCCGAGATCAGTGGTTGGAAGTGGTAAAACCGGAGGATACGGTACTGATCCCGGGCGATATCAGTTGGGCGATGAAAATCGAAACGGCGAAAAACGATTTTGGCTGGATTGCCCAACTGCCGGGAAAAAAGGTTCTCTCTCCCGGCAACCACTGCTACTACGTTTCCAGCAAAAAAAAGGTACGCGAGGCGATGCCGGAGGGAATGTACTGGATCGATGCCGATTACACAGTGGTGGAAGGGTGTGTTGTGGCCGGCACGCGTGGTTGGACTTTGCCGGGGGACCATCGCTTTTGGGATGAAGAGCGGGATCGCTCTATCTATGAACGGCAGGTGGGGCGACTGCGGCTTGCATTGGAAGCGGCGGTAAAAGCGGAGCCTGACAAGCCGATCATCGTGATGCTCCACTACCCGCCGGTCACCAAACATGTCCGCAGCTCGGGTTTCTTTGATGTGATGAAGGAATTTGGCGTCTCCACCTGCGTGTACGGTCATCTGCACGGAAAAGCGGCCGAAGAAGCGGTACAGGGAGAATATGAAGGGATTGACTTGCAACTGGTTGCGTGCGATTATCTGGATTTCAGGCCGGTACAGGTGAGGGTGCCGGGGGTGGATCACAGGAACGAATAGGTCGCTGATCCATCGATATAGATTGGGTGTGCTTTTTTCCTCCCCATGGAAAAAGGCACACCCGTTTTTTTTGGTGAATGACCAGTTGATCATATGAGAGGTAACATTCGTTTAGACTCTACCATTCCGTTGATGGGGACATGGAAGCGTGAAACCGGATTCGCCGCTGACGCCACAAGAAATGGCGTTTTTTATTGTCAAATACCTGAGAACAGGAAGGGGATATTTGGCAGTGTCCAGAATACGTTACCAACCATGGTTTGATCAAAAGATGAGGTGTGAGGGATCATGCCTACTACCCAAAATCAGACAGAAAGGTGAGCATGTTGAGTTCACTGATGTTACCGAGACAACAGTGGTTGGAAAAGCTGTTTTATGCGATGATCGCGTTCGCCTTATTGGGCCCCACGTTGCGAGTTCCTCTTATTCCAGGGTTTAAGTTGACGTTTTTCCGCGTCGCTTTCTTTGCCTTGGCGGTGGCGTTGATCCTGCGCTGGGTCAACGACAAAAGGATCGAAGCCTCCCATATGTACCGCATTCGATGGTACTGGGCGTTTTTCGCCTTTTGGGTTGCCTATGCTGCCATTTCCCTCACTTGGGTGATCGACCTTGGAAGAGGGATCAAGTATCTCACGTTCCTGTTGATGATGACGCTTCTCTGTTTGTCGTTTCCTTTCTTCGCCAATACGGAGAAGCAGTTCTGGCAGACGATGCGCACGCTGTTTTGGGTGTTTTTCGCCATCGTGGCCTTTGGTCTTTTTGAATCGATCACCTTTTTCCATTTGCCGTCTTCCCGTTATTGGTTGGACGATGCACCCAACATCACCTCCGTATTTAGAAACCAGAACGACCTGGCCACGGCGATTACGCTGGCCCTGCCGTTTCTCGGGACATCGCTGTACATGTTCAAGGCAAACCGCCGCACCAAGGTACTGGCGTATATCACCGTGATTGTCGCCTCGTATTGCCTCTTGGCGACCGGTTCACGCTCCAACACGATGTTAGCCCTGCCGCTCATCCTGTTGGTGTGGGCTGTCTCGTTGCCGTTCACAGTGGACCGGGAGAAGCTGAAGAAAAATTTCCTGCGGGGGTTGAGTGTTTTCCTCTCCATCGTTCTGATCGTCGGGCTGTTGAACGTCAGCTTGCTTTCCGGTGGAAAGAACAGCTCGCGGGCCAAATTGGCCAGCACGTTCGGCATCTTCCTTGACTTGAAAGGGGATTGGAAAGTCCCGACCGATGAGGAAGGTGTCTCAGAAGGGGAAGGAACGGGCGGAACCAGTATCACCGTGCGTCAAACCCTCTTGTTGTACGGGCTGAAGTATCTGCAGGAAAGCAATTATATGGGCGTCGGGGCCGGCAATGTGGAAGCTCACAATGAAACCAAGTTGGGTAAAGGCATCAATACAGTCAACATCCATAACTGGTGGGCAGAGGTGTCTGTCAACTTCGGTGTGCTGATTTTCGTCATGTACATGGCGCTGTATTTCGGCCTGTTACATTGGTTGTGGCGATTGGCCAGTATGAAACGTTCTCCCCACGTATCACCGCTCATCCGCTGGGGGGCACTGTCCAGCTTATTGTCTCTGACCGGCTTCTTGATCGGCGGAGTTGCACCGAGTACCTGCATCCAC
This window contains:
- a CDS encoding vitamin B12-dependent ribonucleotide reductase: MVLASINYDGTKEKSGHEEDFGVKIKRYFTRPGEDPFNSVEYVKRDCRITNPDGSVVFEMKGAEVPKAWSQVAADIMISKYFRKAGVPQKDENGNPILDENGNPVTGPETSVKQVVHRLAGCWRDWGERYGYFDTEEDAQAFYDELVYMMLHQMAAPNSPQWFNTGLAYAYGIKGKPQGHYYVDPETEELKQGEDAYSRPQPHACFIQSVEDDLVNEGGIMDLWVREARLFKYGSGTGTNFSNIRGKGEPLSGGGTSSGLLSFLKIGDRAAGAIKSGGTTRRAAKMVCLDIDHPDVEEFINWKSNEEKKVRALIAAGYDPSFNGEAYETVSGQNSNNSVRVPHEFFKALEEDGGWALKYRTNGKTAKVVSARDLWRQIGQAAWECADPGVQYDGTINEWHTCPAGMDGKVGARHNRINASNPCSEYMFLDNTACNLASLNLMKFFDADTRKFDIPAFKHAVRLWTIVLEISVLMAQYPSREIAKLSYEYRTLGLGYANIGTLLMVSGIPYDSEEALAITGAITAIMTGTAYATSAEMAKELGPFKAFPINREHMLRVIRNHRRAAYNAPAEEYEGLTIKPMGIHPTKCPPDLLQAARESWDEALKLGEQYGYRNAQTTLLAPTGTIGLLMDCDTTGIEPDFALVKFKKLAGGGYFKIANQSIRPALKNLGYTEEQIEDILRYVIGTLTLDGAPHINRETLKEKGFTDEDLRKVEEKLPTVFELPYAFTVWTLGEETLQRLGFQPEQYNAPDFDLLRELGFTREQIEEANDVICGMMTIEGAPHLKEEHYPVFDTANKCGKHGTRFIHYMGHLRMMAAAQPFLSGAISKTINMPESATVEDICHAYLEGWKLGLKAVALYRDGSKSSQPLNARGDNREKEEEPTEVPETAEAYAAASQLREVFADGHVPSVRRRLPRKRDGFTQEARIAGQKVFVRTGEYPDGSLGEIFIDMHKAGSTMRGLLDAFAVAVSLGLQHGVPLEKYVNSMTFTRFEPAGTVDHPNIKMATSVIDYVFRLLGMEYLGRTDFVQVPPKKEELRCYVNEQKRKQQAEAKEETSSTRASAEVEQGYREVTGTQELGNNQNIEAIRASSGAPLCIECGGMTKRNGSCYVCLDCGATTGCS
- a CDS encoding metallophosphoesterase produces the protein MTIYAISDLHLSFNKPVTLYGIDHDRDVTKPMDVFGWERHYDRIRDQWLEVVKPEDTVLIPGDISWAMKIETAKNDFGWIAQLPGKKVLSPGNHCYYVSSKKKVREAMPEGMYWIDADYTVVEGCVVAGTRGWTLPGDHRFWDEERDRSIYERQVGRLRLALEAAVKAEPDKPIIVMLHYPPVTKHVRSSGFFDVMKEFGVSTCVYGHLHGKAAEEAVQGEYEGIDLQLVACDYLDFRPVQVRVPGVDHRNE
- a CDS encoding GDSL-type esterase/lipase family protein, which codes for MAQHFVYTALGDSITAGYNAPRRIGYAHRLTKRLKHIGLPAKLYTISKKGWTSGDLLQASTWLSTRMAIQNARLITVYIGGNDLILAHVKYLLTRNPNVFNQVISTYGNNLHLLYKQIRRLSPVSVYALNLYNPFPHSALPNTWVPVLNQVTADVSTLWNITVVNIYDLFQGMEPLFIDGYQTGRLENYVPLITRNPVHPNERGHELIAQELWETISFL
- a CDS encoding O-antigen ligase family protein: MLPRQQWLEKLFYAMIAFALLGPTLRVPLIPGFKLTFFRVAFFALAVALILRWVNDKRIEASHMYRIRWYWAFFAFWVAYAAISLTWVIDLGRGIKYLTFLLMMTLLCLSFPFFANTEKQFWQTMRTLFWVFFAIVAFGLFESITFFHLPSSRYWLDDAPNITSVFRNQNDLATAITLALPFLGTSLYMFKANRRTKVLAYITVIVASYCLLATGSRSNTMLALPLILLVWAVSLPFTVDREKLKKNFLRGLSVFLSIVLIVGLLNVSLLSGGKNSSRAKLASTFGIFLDLKGDWKVPTDEEGVSEGEGTGGTSITVRQTLLLYGLKYLQESNYMGVGAGNVEAHNETKLGKGINTVNIHNWWAEVSVNFGVLIFVMYMALYFGLLHWLWRLASMKRSPHVSPLIRWGALSSLLSLTGFLIGGVAPSTCIHFTPMWISYGVALAVVVLGEQYGKRQKRCRRHLPSTGE